CAATCAGTTCTCGCCGCCGAGGACAAGCGGTACGTGATGATGAACGCCCCCCGCGACCGACTCGACGACATCCGCGAGGTGCTCCCGGGCCTCGGCGGCCCGACGGTGATGGACGTAGCCGGCGACGACGCCGTCGCCGTCCACGCCGTCGTCGACGAGCGACACGTCTTCGAGGTGGTGAACGACCTGAAGGCGGTCGGCGCCTCGGGCATCCTCGTCACGGAGATAGAGCGACTGGTGGAGTAGCGGCGGACTCGGGGTCGGCGGAGACTCAGTCGCGCCAGCGCAGGTCCGGGACGAAGAGGCCGGGCGCGAGTCGCGCCTCGCCGTAGCGCCACCGGACGTAGGCGACGACGGCGACGGTCCCGACGACGACGGCGCTCATCCCGAGCAGTCCGGCCTCGGGGCCGAACGCGCCGCCGGTGAAGACGTCGGGACCGGTCTCCGCCGTGTCGACGACGTTCGCGTCGATTCCCAGTCCGCTGACCGCGAAGCCGTACACGCCGCCCTGAAACAGGTTCCACGTGATGTGCAGACCGATGGGGATGGCGAGTTCGTCGGTCAGGACGTACCCCGCGGCGAGAAAGATTCCCGCCAGCGAGATGCCGAGCGTGCTCACGAGCGTCGCGTTCGGGTTCTGGAGGTGCGCGAGGCCGAACACGACCGAAGAGACGAGAACCGCGACGCCGGCGGCGACGGCCCGGGAGGTGTAGCCCGCCAACCCCTCCGCGACGTTCGTGAGGAGGTAGCCCCGCGAGAGCACCTCCTCGCTCACGCCGACGGCGAGGAACGTGAGCGTCAGGAGGGCGAACCCGGCGAGGAAGCCGCGCGACCCGCCGGCGAACGTCCCCTCGACGCGGAACCAGCCGACCGAGACGCCGAGGACGAAGACGCCGGTCATGAGCGCCGCACCGAGAAGGAGACCGAAGCCGAGGTCGAGCCACCAGTCGCGGTCGAGGCCGAGTCCGAGGTCCGCGACGGTCCGCCTGTCGACGGCGACGGCGAGGCCGACGGCGACGAGGCCGGGGAGGAGGATGGAGGCGAAGGTGGCGACGAGGCCGTCGAGCGGTCCCGGTCCCCCGACAACGAAGGTGAGGACGAACCCGACGAGGACGATGGTGAGGAGGAGGAGAGCGACGCCGAGACCCAGTCGGACCGGGGCGCGCGGGCGTCGCTCCTCTCGGTTCCAGACGGCGCTGACGACCCAATTCCAGACGACGAGAAACCAGCTCCAAACGACGCCGAGAGCGGAGCGTACGGCGGACGGGAGGTTCACGTCGGCCGTTCGGACCGGCGGCGCAAGAAAGTGAGCGGTCGGTTCGCGTCGTCACCCCGGCGCCGACGCCCACAGCGCGAGGACGCCGTACAGCACCGTCCCGAGGAGGATGGAGACGACGACGTGGATGAAGGTGATGTACGCCGTCAGCCGTCTCGACTGGCCGTAGAGGTAGCTCACGGCGACGCCGTCGAGGAGAATCGCCAAGAGGATGCCGAGGAGGGGGTTCAGCCCGAACGCGGTGACGACGACGGCGACGGCGGCCGGGATGGGGCCGACGACGAAGGCGTACCGCACCGGGACGTCGCCGAGGACGTTTCTCGCCGCGATGTGCGCGGTCAGGGAGAGAAACAGCGCCAACGAGGCGAACGTGCCCGCGACGGCGACGGCGCTGCCGCCGGCGGTGCCGGACTGCAACGGAGTCAGGCGTATCGACATACCGGGGGCCACGGGCGCCGGCGACTTAGGCGCGTACATTCCGGTCGAAAGAAGAGACGGAGTTATCCGTCGTACAGGCCGAGGTCGCTGAGTCGGGAGACGATTTCGTCGACCGCTTCCTCGGCGTCGGAGGGCTGTTTGCCGCCCGTGATGACGAGTTTGCCCGACCCGAAGAGAAGCGCGACCACGTCCGGCGAGTCCAGACGGTAGACCAACCCCGGGAACTGCTCGGGTTCGTACTCGATGTTCTCCAATCCGAGACCGATGGCGATGGCGTTGAGGTTCAGATTGCGGCCGAGGTCGGCCGACGTGACGATGTTCTGCACCGTGATCTCGGGGTCGTCCTCGACGGGAATCTGGAGGGCGCGAAGCTTCTCGAACACGAGTTCGAGGCTCTCGTGCACGTCGTCGGTCGACTTCGCGCCGGTGCAGACGATTTTGCCTGAGCGAAAGATAAGCGCCGCAGATTTCGGTTCTTGCGTCCGGTAGACGAGTCCGGGAAACTGCTCGGGGTCGTAGTCCGCACCCTCGAGGTCCATCGCCACGCTCTGGAGATCGAGTTCCTGACCGATACCGGTCGAGGCGACGACGTTTTCGATGTTGATAGTATCCTTGGGGTCGGTCATGCGACGACTTAAATGACGATATAAAGGTTGAAAAAGGTTAGTGCAGTCACCGAGGCGGCGAGCGGCGGGCGCTCAGGACGCGGACGTTCTGTGCGGTCACGAGGGCGCCGACGGCCGCGACGAGCGCCGGAACGAGGGGACGGAACGGCGGCGCGTCGACGGAGAGATACCCCGCGGCGAAGCAGGCGAACGCGACGAGTTTGAGGGCCGCAAAGGAGACTGACGGCGGGAGCGGAACGACGTCGAACAGGCGGCGGACGAACGGGTTGCGCTCTCGCGCGCCGGGTCGCGTCACGGCGGCGACGGTGGTGACGTAGTCGCCGACGCCGTAGAGGGCGACGGCCGAGAGCCAGAGAGCGGCGTCCAGCGCCGGGACGGGGAGGGAGGGGACGGTGACCGGAAGCATGCCCGAGACGACTGCGTCCGGCGACTTATACGATACCCCCGGACGGGTCGCAGACGCCCGCGTCGACGGCCGGCGACGGCCCGAGTCGACACGCTGATACCCGCGGCCGGGAAGGTCCGAGCGTGTACTGCCTCGAACTCGCCGGGCAGGCCGGCGACGAACCGCTCGCCCGCCTCGAAGCCGAACGCGCCGCCGCCTCGGCCGTCGAGCGGGCCGCTCCCGGACTGGCGACGGCCCGCGGCGCCCGCCTCAACCGGGTGCCGACGCTCGCGTACACCCACCGCGTCTCGGAACTGCTCGGGCGAACCGACGCCGACGTGGAGAGCGCCGCCGCCCTCCTCTCGGCCGCCTCGTTCGAGAAAGAAGGAAGCGTCGCCGTCCGCGCCCGCGACGTGCGCTCCTCTTCGGGGGTGAGCGCCTCCGCCGCGGAGCGAGCGCTCGGCGGCGTCCTCGTCGACAGGGGGTTCGCGGTCGACTTGGACGACCCCGACAACGTCCTGTGCGCCCTCTTCTCGGAGGACACCTGCCTGCTCGGCTGGCGGGCCGCCGAGAGCGTCCGCGACTTCGGCACCCGCGCGCCCACCGACCGGCCGTTCTTCCAACCGGGGAGCATGAACCCGTTGGACGCCCGCGCGTACGTCAACCTCGCCGCCGGTCCCTCGTTACCGAACGCGACGGTGGTCGACCCGAT
This is a stretch of genomic DNA from Halogeometricum sp. S3BR5-2. It encodes these proteins:
- a CDS encoding CPBP family intramembrane glutamic endopeptidase; amino-acid sequence: MNLPSAVRSALGVVWSWFLVVWNWVVSAVWNREERRPRAPVRLGLGVALLLLTIVLVGFVLTFVVGGPGPLDGLVATFASILLPGLVAVGLAVAVDRRTVADLGLGLDRDWWLDLGFGLLLGAALMTGVFVLGVSVGWFRVEGTFAGGSRGFLAGFALLTLTFLAVGVSEEVLSRGYLLTNVAEGLAGYTSRAVAAGVAVLVSSVVFGLAHLQNPNATLVSTLGISLAGIFLAAGYVLTDELAIPIGLHITWNLFQGGVYGFAVSGLGIDANVVDTAETGPDVFTGGAFGPEAGLLGMSAVVVGTVAVVAYVRWRYGEARLAPGLFVPDLRWRD
- a CDS encoding DUF7473 family protein produces the protein MSIRLTPLQSGTAGGSAVAVAGTFASLALFLSLTAHIAARNVLGDVPVRYAFVVGPIPAAVAVVVTAFGLNPLLGILLAILLDGVAVSYLYGQSRRLTAYITFIHVVVSILLGTVLYGVLALWASAPG
- a CDS encoding TATA-box-binding protein, yielding MTDPKDTINIENVVASTGIGQELDLQSVAMDLEGADYDPEQFPGLVYRTQEPKSAALIFRSGKIVCTGAKSTDDVHESLELVFEKLRALQIPVEDDPEITVQNIVTSADLGRNLNLNAIAIGLGLENIEYEPEQFPGLVYRLDSPDVVALLFGSGKLVITGGKQPSDAEEAVDEIVSRLSDLGLYDG
- a CDS encoding THUMP domain-containing protein; amino-acid sequence: MYCLELAGQAGDEPLARLEAERAAASAVERAAPGLATARGARLNRVPTLAYTHRVSELLGRTDADVESAAALLSAASFEKEGSVAVRARDVRSSSGVSASAAERALGGVLVDRGFAVDLDDPDNVLCALFSEDTCLLGWRAAESVRDFGTRAPTDRPFFQPGSMNPLDARAYVNLAAGPSLPNATVVDPMCGTGGLLVEAGLVGARVVGSDAQWKMARGTQTNLAAYLPDADWEAVRGDATSLPLRDDCADAVAFDAPYGRQSKVARHELADLVGGALSEAARIAPSAVVVADRSWEAAAEDAGWRVDARFERRVHGSLDRHVHVLSRV